The following are encoded together in the Flavobacterium sp. TR2 genome:
- a CDS encoding DUF2461 domain-containing protein produces the protein MKNSITIPKSSLDFLVQLKENNNKAWFEAHKPQYLKELNHIENFAGALLKELSKTDVLENASGKKSVYRIYRDIRFSKDKTPFKTFWGGSYTRATAARRGGYYFHLEKGNSFFAGGFWGPNAADLKRIRTEFAHDPETFQEILNSESFKSNFGVLQGEQLKTKPKGFDVDHPAIDLLRFKQFLVIKRFTDEEVLSPQFLELALDAFKNMRPFFDYMSEVLTTDANGVSIL, from the coding sequence ATGAAAAACAGCATAACAATTCCCAAATCTAGTCTTGATTTTTTGGTTCAGCTAAAAGAAAACAACAACAAAGCTTGGTTTGAAGCGCATAAACCGCAATATCTGAAAGAACTCAATCATATCGAAAATTTTGCGGGCGCCTTACTGAAAGAACTTTCCAAAACAGATGTTTTAGAAAATGCTTCGGGCAAGAAAAGTGTCTACAGAATCTACCGCGACATTCGTTTTTCTAAAGATAAAACTCCTTTTAAGACATTTTGGGGCGGAAGTTATACGCGCGCAACAGCAGCGCGTCGCGGCGGCTATTATTTTCATCTGGAAAAAGGAAACAGCTTTTTTGCCGGGGGTTTTTGGGGACCAAATGCCGCAGATTTAAAACGAATACGAACTGAGTTTGCCCATGATCCCGAAACTTTTCAAGAAATATTGAATTCAGAATCATTCAAAAGCAATTTTGGCGTTTTGCAAGGCGAACAGCTCAAAACAAAACCAAAAGGCTTTGATGTGGATCATCCCGCTATTGACTTGCTTCGCTTCAAACAATTTTTGGTGATAAAACGCTTTACTGATGAAGAAGTATTGAGTCCGCAATTTTTAGAACTGGCTTTAGACGCTTTCAAAAACATGAGACCTTTTTTCGATTACATGAGCGAAGTTCTTACGACTGATGCTAACGGGGTTTCTATTTTATAA
- a CDS encoding single-stranded DNA-binding protein, which produces MKNRVQLIGNVGNDPEVKTLENGKKLAHVSIATKDYYKNDKGERVEQTEWHRITAWGKTAEIIEKYVVKGKEIAVEGKLTHRSYDDKNGEKRYITEVVVNEILLLSK; this is translated from the coding sequence ATGAAAAACAGAGTTCAGTTAATTGGGAATGTAGGAAACGATCCAGAAGTTAAAACATTAGAAAACGGAAAAAAACTAGCGCACGTCTCAATCGCAACAAAAGATTATTATAAAAACGATAAGGGAGAAAGGGTAGAACAAACCGAATGGCATCGAATAACAGCCTGGGGAAAAACAGCAGAAATTATAGAAAAGTATGTTGTGAAAGGAAAAGAAATTGCCGTTGAAGGAAAACTGACGCATCGCAGCTACGATGATAAAAATGGCGAAAAACGTTATATAACCGAAGTGGTTGTAAATGAAATTTTATTGCTGAGCAAATAA
- a CDS encoding bifunctional GNAT family N-acetyltransferase/carbon-nitrogen hydrolase family protein, whose translation MKANIKKVELRNLEIEDYRQLKKSMIESYPEMADSYWGSDDIERLLSIFPEGQLVILVDGKVVGSALSLILDEKLVEKRHNYQQISGNYTFSTHNPNGEILYGIDVFIHPNYRGLRLGRRLYDARKELCEQLNLKAIVFAGRIPNYREHAKKLSPKAYIEKVRTKELYDPVLSFQLSNDFHVLRILKNYLEGDEESKEFAVLLEWNNIYYDDSPKLINLKKEIIRLGLIQWQMRPLNNVEALFEQAEFFIDAVSGYGSDFALFPELFTAPLMADYNHLSEAEAIRELARHTDPIRKRFQEFAISYNINIITGSMPYVESGNLYNVGFLCKRDGTSEMYTKIHITPNEVVHWGMKGGSEFKTFDTDCGKIGILICYDVEFPEISRLLADEGMNILFVPFLTDTQNGYTRVKHCSQARAIENECYVAIAGCVGNLPKVNNMDIQYAQSSVFTPSDFAFPSNGIKAEATPNTEMTLIVDVDLNLLKELHEHGSVKTLKDRRSDLYEIKKLNS comes from the coding sequence ATGAAGGCAAATATTAAAAAAGTAGAGTTAAGAAACCTTGAAATTGAGGACTATAGACAATTGAAGAAATCCATGATTGAATCGTATCCCGAAATGGCCGATTCGTATTGGGGCTCTGACGATATAGAAAGGCTTTTGTCTATTTTTCCCGAAGGGCAGCTGGTGATTTTGGTTGACGGGAAAGTGGTTGGCTCTGCCTTGTCTCTTATTCTTGACGAAAAGCTGGTAGAAAAAAGACACAATTATCAGCAGATTAGCGGTAACTATACCTTCTCTACACATAACCCAAATGGCGAAATTTTATACGGAATAGATGTTTTTATTCATCCTAATTATAGAGGCCTTCGGTTAGGACGCCGATTATATGATGCTAGAAAGGAACTTTGCGAGCAATTGAATTTGAAAGCAATTGTTTTTGCCGGAAGAATTCCGAACTACAGAGAACACGCCAAGAAACTGTCTCCAAAAGCTTATATAGAAAAAGTACGCACCAAAGAATTGTACGATCCGGTTCTTTCTTTTCAGTTAAGCAATGATTTTCACGTTTTGAGGATTCTTAAGAATTATTTGGAAGGCGACGAAGAATCGAAAGAGTTTGCCGTATTGCTGGAATGGAACAATATTTACTACGACGACAGTCCAAAACTGATTAATCTTAAGAAAGAAATTATACGTCTAGGATTAATTCAGTGGCAGATGCGTCCGTTAAACAATGTCGAAGCCCTTTTTGAGCAAGCCGAATTTTTTATTGATGCCGTTTCTGGCTATGGTTCAGATTTTGCCTTGTTTCCCGAATTATTTACCGCGCCTTTAATGGCCGATTACAATCATTTATCTGAAGCCGAAGCTATTCGCGAACTTGCTCGCCATACCGATCCAATTCGCAAGCGTTTTCAGGAGTTTGCCATTTCATACAATATCAATATCATTACTGGAAGTATGCCTTATGTAGAAAGCGGGAATCTTTACAATGTTGGTTTTTTATGCAAAAGAGACGGAACTTCAGAAATGTATACCAAAATTCATATCACACCCAACGAAGTTGTTCATTGGGGAATGAAAGGCGGATCAGAATTTAAAACTTTTGATACTGACTGCGGTAAAATCGGAATTTTGATCTGTTATGATGTCGAATTCCCAGAAATTTCAAGACTTTTAGCCGATGAAGGAATGAATATTTTATTCGTGCCATTTTTGACCGATACTCAAAACGGATATACTCGCGTAAAGCATTGCTCGCAAGCGCGCGCCATCGAAAATGAGTGTTATGTAGCCATAGCAGGTTGCGTTGGAAATCTTCCGAAAGTAAACAATATGGATATTCAATATGCGCAGTCTTCTGTGTTCACCCCATCCGATTTTGCTTTCCCGAGCAACGGAATCAAGGCAGAAGCCACTCCAAACACCGAAATGACGCTTATTGTTGATGTTGATTTAAATCTGCTGAAAGAACTTCATGAACATGGAAGCGTAAAAACATTAAAAGACAGAAGATCTGACCTTTACGAAATTAAAAAATTGAATTCATGA